A genomic window from Chanos chanos chromosome 14, fChaCha1.1, whole genome shotgun sequence includes:
- the cyp1d1 gene encoding cytochrome P450 1D1, which translates to MDLPNISVLSTSGVTVALCVFTLLLLALRSQQKCPGATLPPGPRPWPLVGNLLQMGEQIHLSLTGLRAQYGDVFQMKMGSLVVVVLSGYSTIRQALVRQGEAFAGRPDLFTFSAIANGTTMTFSEKYGEAWILHKKICKNALRNFSQAEAKDSSASCLLEERICAEAAELVEALKEQGLMDEKKRGEVGLDPVIPLVTSVANVVCALCFGKRYDYNDKEFLRLVNINNEVLRIFGTGNLADFFPVFRYLPSPSLRRMVQFIRQMNSFMEENIKEHLTTFDKNCIRDITDALIALCEDRQEEAKSVMLTNSQIVHSVIDIFGAGFDTIIAGLQWSLLYLIKFPSIQAKIFQEIDNHVGSNRLPCFEDRPKMPYTQAFINEVFRHASYVPFTIPHCTTDNITLNGYFIPKDTCVFINQYQVNHDMDIWGDPDNFRPERFLDSEGKLNKDLSEKVMIFGMGKRRCLGDRFAQFEMFVFLTTMLHRLHIENIPGQKLDLTADFGLTMKPRPYRIKVSPRT; encoded by the exons ATGGATCTGCCAAATAT TTCTGTCCTGTCTACATCTGGTGTGACTGTAGCTCTCTGTGTATTCACCCTGCTTCTACTGGCACTCAGGAGCCAACAGAAGTGTCCTGGGGCCACTCTACCCCCAGGGCCCAGACCATGGCCCTTGGTTGGAAACCTCCTGCAGATGGGAGAGCAGATACATCTTTCTCTGACTGGACTAAGGGCTCAGTACGGCGATGTGTTTCAGATGAAGATGGGCTCTCTGGTGGTGGTCGTTCTTAGCGGCTACTCCACAATCCGCCAGGCGTTGGTTCGACAAGGTGAGGCTTTCGCCGGCCGTCCAGATCTCTTCACCTTCTCGGCTATCGCCAATGGAACCACCATGACCTTCAGCGAAAAGTACGGAGAAGCCTGGATCCTTCATAAGAAGATCTGCAAGAACGCTTTACGCAACTTCTCCCAGGCAGAAGCAAAGGATTCTAGTGCCTCCTGCCTCTTGGAGGAACGGATTTGTGCCGAGGCAGCTGAGCTGGTGGAAGCCCTGAAAGAGCAAGGATTGATGGACGAAAAGAAACGTGGAGAAGTTGGTCTGGATCCAGTGATTCCTCTCGTCACCTCAGTGGCCAATGTAGTTTGTGCGCTGTGCTTTGGAAAACGCTATGATTATAATGACAAGGAGTTCCTCAGACTTGTCAATATCAACAATGAGGTGTTGCGAATCTTTGGTACCGGGAATTTAGCtgattttttccctgtttttcgCTACTTGCCCAGTCCATCTCTCAGGAGGATGGTGCAATTTATCCGCCAGATGAATAGCTTCATGGAGGAGAACATCAAAGAACATCTCACCACCTTTGACAAG aACTGTATCCGTGACATCACCGATGCCTTAATTGCTCTGTGCGAGGACCGACAAGAGGAGGCGAAAAGCGTCATGCTCACCAACTCCCAGATAGTCCACAGCGTCATTGACATCTTTGGAGCCG GGTTTGACACAATCATAGCTGGTTTGCAATGGAGCCTTCTGTATCTCATTAAGTTCCCCAGCATCCAAGCAAAGATCTTCCAGGAGATCG acaaCCACGTGGGGTCAAACAGACTGCCATGTTTCGAGGACAGGCCGAAAATGCCGTACACCCAAGCGTTTATAAACGAGGTCTTCCGTCACGCCTCCTACGTGCCATTCACTATACCGCACTG CACCACGGACAACATCACCCTCAACGGATACTTTATCCCCAAGGACACCTGTGTGTTCATCAATCAGTATCAAGTTAATCATGATAT GGACATTTGGGGAGATCCAGACAACTTTCGTCCGGAACGTTTCCTTGACAGCGAGGGAAAACTGAACAAAGACTTGTCGGAGAAAGTGATGATTTTTGGGATGGGGAAGCGCCGTTGCCTAGGCGACAGGTTTGCCCAGtttgagatgtttgtgtttttgaccACCATGCTCCACCGTCTTCACATAGAGAACATTCCAGGTCAGAAGCTGGACCTCACTGCTGACTTTGGGCTTACCATGAAACCCAGACCATACCGGATCAAAGTGTCTCCTCGAACCTAG